In one Pseudomonas sp. Bout1 genomic region, the following are encoded:
- the paaY gene encoding phenylacetic acid degradation protein PaaY: protein MTCYSLDGLTPVVDPTAYVHPSAVLIGDVIIGPHCYVGPLASLRGDFGRIVLEEGANLQDTCVMHGFPDSDTVVERNGHIGHGAVLHGCRIGTDALVGMNAVVMDNARIGARSFVSATAFVKAGFECPEQSLVMGTPASVKRSLSDEEVHWKQTGTREYQRLAQRCLEQMHECAPLSEPEADRPRISDSGLRPKGT from the coding sequence ATGACCTGCTACAGCCTCGACGGCCTGACCCCGGTGGTCGACCCCACGGCCTACGTCCATCCCTCGGCAGTACTGATCGGCGACGTGATCATCGGCCCCCATTGTTACGTGGGGCCGCTGGCGAGCTTGCGCGGCGACTTCGGGCGCATCGTCCTCGAAGAGGGCGCCAACCTGCAGGACACCTGCGTGATGCACGGCTTTCCCGACAGCGACACGGTGGTCGAGCGCAACGGCCATATTGGCCACGGTGCGGTGCTGCACGGTTGCCGGATCGGCACTGATGCACTGGTGGGCATGAATGCGGTGGTGATGGACAACGCCCGTATCGGTGCGCGCTCGTTCGTCTCGGCAACGGCCTTTGTCAAAGCCGGTTTTGAATGCCCCGAGCAGTCGTTGGTGATGGGCACGCCGGCTAGCGTCAAGCGCAGCCTCAGTGACGAAGAGGTGCACTGGAAGCAAACCGGCACCCGCGAATACCAGCGCCTGGCCCAGCGTTGCCTGGAGCAGATGCACGAGTGCGCCCCCCTGAGCGAACCGGAGGCCGACCGGCCACGCATCAGCGACAGTGGCCTGCGGCCCAAGGGCACATGA
- the paaX gene encoding phenylacetic acid degradation operon negative regulatory protein PaaX: MSSLTPLNQLITRFQEQTPIRASSLIITLYGDAIEPHGGTVWLGSLIQLLEPIGINERLIRTSIFRLTKEGWLTAEKVGRRSYYSLTGAGRRRFDKAFKRVYSSSVPAWDGSWCLVMLTQLTQDKRKQVREELEWQGFGAIAPTVLACPRSDRADVNATLLDLGAQEDTIVFETTAQDVLASKALRVQVRESWNIEELAAHYSEFIQLFRPLWQALREQEQLAPADCFLARVLLIHEYRKLLLRDPQLPDELLPGDWEGRAARQLCRNIYRLIYAKAEEWLNSALETADGPLPDVGESFYRRFGGLK, translated from the coding sequence ATGTCGTCACTGACACCCCTGAACCAACTGATTACCCGCTTCCAGGAGCAGACGCCGATTCGCGCCAGCTCGCTGATCATCACGTTGTACGGGGACGCCATCGAACCCCACGGCGGCACGGTGTGGCTGGGCAGCCTGATCCAGTTGCTCGAACCCATCGGCATCAATGAACGGCTGATCCGCACTTCGATCTTCCGCCTGACCAAGGAAGGCTGGTTGACCGCCGAAAAGGTCGGGCGCCGCAGCTACTACAGCCTGACCGGTGCGGGGCGTCGGCGTTTCGACAAGGCCTTCAAACGCGTCTACAGCTCCAGCGTGCCGGCGTGGGATGGTTCGTGGTGCCTGGTGATGCTCACGCAGTTGACCCAGGACAAGCGCAAACAGGTGCGTGAAGAGCTGGAATGGCAAGGTTTTGGTGCGATTGCGCCGACCGTGCTGGCCTGCCCACGCAGCGACCGCGCTGACGTCAACGCCACCTTGCTCGACCTTGGCGCCCAGGAAGACACCATCGTCTTCGAGACCACCGCTCAGGATGTACTCGCCTCCAAGGCCCTGCGGGTGCAGGTGCGCGAGAGCTGGAACATCGAGGAACTGGCGGCCCATTACAGCGAGTTCATCCAACTGTTCCGACCGCTCTGGCAAGCGCTTCGCGAGCAGGAACAGCTTGCGCCTGCGGACTGTTTCCTGGCACGCGTCCTGCTTATTCATGAGTACCGCAAACTGCTGCTGCGCGACCCGCAATTGCCCGACGAACTGCTGCCCGGCGATTGGGAAGGCCGCGCCGCCCGCCAGTTGTGCCGCAATATTTACCGGTTGATCTACGCCAAGGCCGAGGAATGGCTGAACAGCGCGCTGGAAACTGCCGACGGCCCGTTGCCAGACGTTGGCGAGAGTTTTTACCGGCGGTTCGGAGGCTTGAAATAA
- the feaR gene encoding transcriptional regulator FeaR produces the protein MMSSIAQRADGFDQWIHQINQICGAFDGQILGDGFSGQIREYQSGALKLSFVDACQARLFRTPAQIAAGEGGKYFAVFQLDGTAGMAQGDSKALLRAGDITLIDAAHPSDFTYSENSRQLSLILPSYLVEQTLRFNRVKCGHRIEATSPMAMLSRQLILEATRQDNLTLQESEATLEAIINLLRPAISQAGEVGDAHERVFRKTLECIDQHIRSEQLCPEWLAREVGMSVRGLYRIFARKGLVVARYIKNRRLDLCAESLRQCRVEEKLSVLGYSWGFSDSSYFSTAFKSRFGIAPGEYRKQHA, from the coding sequence ATGATGTCTTCAATTGCACAGCGCGCTGATGGGTTCGATCAATGGATCCATCAGATCAATCAAATCTGTGGCGCCTTCGATGGGCAAATCCTGGGGGATGGTTTTTCCGGGCAGATCCGCGAATACCAGAGCGGCGCGCTGAAACTCAGCTTTGTCGACGCCTGCCAGGCGCGGCTGTTTCGTACGCCTGCGCAAATCGCGGCGGGCGAGGGCGGCAAGTATTTTGCTGTGTTCCAGCTCGATGGCACGGCTGGCATGGCCCAGGGTGACAGCAAGGCACTGTTGCGTGCCGGCGACATTACCCTGATCGATGCGGCGCACCCCAGCGACTTCACCTACAGCGAGAACTCGCGGCAGTTGTCGCTGATCCTGCCGTCGTACCTGGTGGAGCAGACTTTGCGCTTCAACCGGGTCAAATGCGGGCACCGTATCGAGGCGACGTCGCCGATGGCCATGTTGTCTCGCCAGTTGATTCTGGAGGCTACCCGCCAAGACAACCTGACCTTGCAGGAAAGCGAGGCGACGCTGGAGGCGATTATCAATTTGCTGCGCCCGGCGATCAGCCAGGCGGGCGAAGTCGGCGATGCTCATGAGCGGGTGTTTCGCAAGACGCTGGAGTGTATTGACCAGCACATTCGCTCTGAGCAACTGTGCCCTGAATGGCTGGCGCGAGAGGTGGGAATGTCGGTGCGCGGGCTGTACCGGATCTTTGCCCGCAAGGGTCTGGTGGTGGCGCGGTATATCAAGAATCGGCGGCTGGATTTATGTGCCGAGTCGCTGCGCCAGTGCAGGGTAGAGGAGAAGCTTTCGGTGTTGGGGTATTCGTGGGGGTTTTCGGATTCGAGCTACTTCTCGACAGCGTTCAAGTCGCGGTTTGGCATTGCGCCAGGTGAGTACCGCAAACAACACGCCTGA
- a CDS encoding cytochrome C, whose amino-acid sequence MRTLFLLGLMCALAAPLAQARAIPNPNQKHAPGNESPQTPIAQAGYSVGTNYQLQCAGCHLGSGMGSAANDTPRMTGFVGNFLKVPGGREFLVRVPGMSQSALNDGQLAELLNWLMRPDGMAGKSTPVDYKPYSAEEVTELRHKAMLNLPGTRAGLIKQMRAQGIAIEDGMPN is encoded by the coding sequence ATGCGTACTTTGTTTTTGCTGGGTTTGATGTGTGCACTGGCCGCCCCGCTCGCCCAGGCTCGGGCGATTCCCAATCCGAACCAGAAGCACGCACCGGGTAACGAGTCGCCGCAAACGCCTATCGCCCAGGCGGGGTACAGCGTGGGGACCAACTACCAGTTGCAATGTGCCGGATGCCATTTGGGCAGCGGCATGGGGTCGGCGGCGAACGACACGCCGAGAATGACCGGGTTTGTTGGCAACTTTCTGAAGGTGCCGGGCGGGCGGGAATTTTTGGTGCGGGTGCCGGGGATGTCGCAGTCGGCGCTGAACGACGGGCAACTGGCGGAACTGTTGAACTGGCTGATGCGCCCGGATGGGATGGCGGGCAAGAGCACGCCGGTGGACTACAAGCCCTATAGCGCTGAGGAAGTCACTGAGTTGCGGCACAAAGCGATGCTTAATCTGCCAGGGACTCGGGCAGGTTTGATCAAGCAGATGCGCGCCCAAGGCATTGCGATCGAAGACGGAATGCCCAACTGA
- a CDS encoding methylamine dehydrogenase light chain encodes MKLLDLLFERSTRRLADTTSRRKLLARMGSLMVAGAALPLLLPLDRTSKALAADNPKAGDPGDPNSCDYWRYCSIDGFLCSCCGGSVTSCPPGTEASQVTWIGTCRNPADGKDYIISYNDCCGKQSCAQCACTRNDSEEPAYRPFNNNDVNWCLAAKSHIYHCTVSIIRGVAV; translated from the coding sequence ATGAAATTGCTGGATCTGTTATTCGAGCGCTCGACCCGTCGCCTAGCCGACACCACCTCACGGCGCAAACTGTTGGCCCGCATGGGTTCGCTGATGGTCGCGGGTGCGGCCTTGCCCCTGCTGCTGCCACTGGACCGCACCAGCAAGGCACTGGCCGCCGATAACCCGAAAGCCGGTGACCCGGGCGACCCGAACAGCTGCGACTACTGGCGCTACTGCTCCATCGACGGTTTCCTGTGCAGTTGCTGCGGCGGTTCGGTGACGTCCTGCCCACCGGGCACCGAGGCGTCCCAGGTGACCTGGATCGGTACCTGCCGCAACCCGGCGGATGGCAAGGACTACATCATTTCCTATAACGACTGCTGCGGTAAGCAAAGCTGCGCCCAGTGCGCGTGTACGCGTAACGACAGCGAAGAGCCGGCGTATCGGCCATTCAACAACAACGATGTGAACTGGTGCCTGGCGGCCAAATCGCACATTTACCACTGCACCGTTTCGATCATCCGGGGTGTAGCGGTTTAA
- the mauD gene encoding methylamine dehydrogenase accessory protein MauD, with translation MEGLIVSNVLLWVLLLALAFAVMGLVRQIGVLHGRIAPAGALMVDKGVAVNEAAPQVTASDRKGRPVNFGYAGEKNQLLFFLSPTCPICKSLLPAIKSIAREQADRLDVVFISDGDMQAQQALITEHKLDDVTYVVGPEVGMTYQIGKLPYAALIDKSGTLRAKGLVNSREHLDSLFEVEHLKSATLQEYLNSQPQPHDHSHGHSHSH, from the coding sequence ATGGAAGGCCTTATTGTTTCCAACGTACTGCTGTGGGTACTGCTGCTGGCACTCGCGTTTGCCGTGATGGGCCTGGTGCGCCAGATTGGTGTGCTGCACGGGCGTATCGCCCCGGCCGGCGCGCTGATGGTCGACAAGGGTGTAGCGGTGAACGAAGCGGCACCGCAAGTTACTGCCTCCGACCGTAAGGGCCGCCCGGTGAACTTCGGTTATGCCGGTGAGAAGAACCAGTTGCTGTTCTTCCTCTCGCCTACTTGCCCGATCTGCAAATCCTTGTTGCCGGCGATCAAATCCATCGCCAGGGAACAGGCCGACCGTCTGGACGTGGTGTTTATCAGCGACGGCGACATGCAAGCGCAGCAAGCACTGATCACCGAGCACAAACTGGACGACGTCACCTACGTGGTGGGCCCGGAAGTGGGCATGACCTACCAGATCGGCAAACTGCCCTACGCCGCGCTGATCGACAAGAGCGGCACCTTGCGCGCCAAGGGCCTGGTCAATTCCCGCGAGCACCTGGACAGCCTGTTCGAAGTCGAGCACCTGAAAAGCGCCACGCTGCAGGAATACCTCAACAGCCAGCCGCAGCCCCACGACCACAGCCACGGCCATAGCCATAGCCACTGA
- a CDS encoding MauE/DoxX family redox-associated membrane protein, whose translation MHIDPIFIIASALAIAVLLASAATHKLRAPTRFDRQLADYQLLPQALTRPAARVIPALELVIAFALLVPATRSWAALSAAGLIALYAAAIGINLWRGRRDIDCGCAGPDQAQPLRPILLLRNGALVAVALLASVLPIARDLGFFDGFVTVAASAVALLIYAAADGLLANSPLLLKLIGR comes from the coding sequence ATGCATATCGACCCGATCTTCATCATTGCCAGCGCCCTCGCCATTGCGGTGTTGCTGGCCAGTGCCGCGACCCACAAGTTGCGCGCACCGACACGCTTCGACCGGCAACTGGCGGACTACCAGTTGCTGCCCCAGGCCCTGACTCGCCCCGCCGCCCGGGTGATTCCGGCGCTGGAGCTGGTGATTGCCTTTGCACTGCTGGTTCCGGCCACCCGCTCATGGGCCGCCCTCAGCGCCGCCGGCCTGATTGCGCTATACGCCGCAGCAATTGGCATCAACCTGTGGCGCGGCCGCCGGGACATCGACTGCGGTTGCGCCGGCCCCGATCAGGCGCAGCCATTGCGGCCGATCCTGCTGTTGCGCAACGGCGCACTGGTAGCCGTGGCCTTGCTGGCCAGCGTGCTGCCGATTGCCCGTGACCTGGGATTTTTCGACGGCTTCGTCACCGTCGCCGCCAGCGCCGTCGCGCTGCTGATTTACGCCGCAGCCGATGGCCTGCTGGCGAACTCCCCTCTTCTGCTCAAACTGATTGGTAGGTGA